CGCCCGGTCATCATTCCCACCGCCGATCCCGAGCAGTGTCTCGAAGGGCTCTATCATCGTGGCACGCAGGTGCCTGTCGTCATCGCCCCGCCGCATCCGATGATGGGCGGCTCGATGGAGGTTACGGTCCTCAACGAACTGGCCTATGCGTGCTTCAAACAGGATTTTCCCAGCATGCGTTTCAACTTTCGCGGGGTAGGGGCCTCGGCGGGGGAGATCAGCGCCGACATGGACTACGCGGTCGAGGACATGGGCTACGCGCTCGAGCAGCTTCTCGAAACCACCGATCAGCCGCGCGCCATCATCGGCGGCTATTCCTTCGGCTCCATCGCGGCGGCACGGCTGGCACTGGGCAATGCCCGCGCGCGGGCCGCGCTGCTCGTTGCGCCGCCGGTCGCACGCATGGACTGCGCCTTCATGGCCGGCCTCCAGGTGAAGACGCTCGTGGTGGCGGCCCAGATGGACGAGTTCGGCCCTCCCGAAAAACTCCAGGAACTCTTCGCCGACGCCGACGATGTCATCATTGAAGTTGTCCCGAAGGCCGACCACTTCTTCCAGAGTGGGCTGGCCGAGCTGGGCCGGATCGTACGCGAGTGGCTCGAGACTTTCTGAGAATCAGATCGGAATAATCAGCAGCGAATCGTCCGCCGTGCCCCAGACCCCGTCGATGCCGGGGTGGGTGGTGACGGCCAGGTTTGTGCCCACCGGAATGGTGGAGGCGCCGGCCCGCGAGATCGGATCGATCTCCACGCGGTTGACGCTCGGCGTGCCGAGGGGATCGGTGATGGAGATGACCTCGGTCCCCATTCCGCGGAGCAGGACTTTGAGGTTCGCGGTGGCCCCGGGGAAGATGCGCACGCGCGCATCGAGCGGGCTGAGCGGGCCGATGATCAAGCGCCCATCGGTGAGCGGCATGTCCGTGTCGAGATCGCTCAGGACGACAAATTCATCGTCGGCTGCGGCGTTGTTGGCAAAGACCGTGTCGGCGCCCGCGGTGGGAACCAGCGCGATCGTCGGCGAGAGAGGCACCGGCTGGGCCGAGTCGGACGTGGGCAGGTAGCGCACTTGCCGGGTCTGACTCAGCACGCCGCCGTCGCATTCGTTGGCCAGATCCATGCCCGTCTCGGGCGGGTTGGCATCCAGGAAGCTGATGTGGTTGATGACATCGTCGGACGTGCCCAGCATCAGGTCGAGCCCCACGCCGGCGACCACGGCCGCGTTGTCACCCATTACCGCTGCGCGGCCCTTCAGGCCCGCCAGGTGGCCGGGGCTCGGAATGAAGCAGAAATCGGG
This is a stretch of genomic DNA from Chrysiogenia bacterium. It encodes these proteins:
- a CDS encoding alpha/beta hydrolase, whose protein sequence is RPVIIPTADPEQCLEGLYHRGTQVPVVIAPPHPMMGGSMEVTVLNELAYACFKQDFPSMRFNFRGVGASAGEISADMDYAVEDMGYALEQLLETTDQPRAIIGGYSFGSIAAARLALGNARARAALLVAPPVARMDCAFMAGLQVKTLVVAAQMDEFGPPEKLQELFADADDVIIEVVPKADHFFQSGLAELGRIVREWLETF